One genomic region from Plasmodium berghei ANKA genome assembly, chromosome: 4 encodes:
- a CDS encoding serine/threonine protein kinase, putative: protein MSYSDSISASNNSSNQDATSGKLQYTESDDEGSDEYCPGGYHPVEINEIYNDRYRIEGKLGWGHFSTVWIATDLKSKPLKFVAIKIQKGSETYTESAKCEINYLKTVKINSFDSSWVEFKEQQRERLFHYNMTKGVVSFIDSFEHKGPNGTHVCMVFEYMGPNLLSLIKHYDYKGIPINLVRKIATHVLIGLQYLHDVCKIIHSDIKPENVVVSTLTNIPKPRDYTKSKLANNNDDTNIKNVTKNHCTSPSRPEQENNINTEKDFDKVEPQIDETKQGETEQDDTESNATAVKEQNEFDNVDWNKLTKNEKKKLKRKKKKMFKKERLKMNEANNTEKNQQTNNEAKINNLSHAEDNRQFKKEDNENFRNIECIKTDDISLEQIQISTKMTPNNSMNANPKVNINTNKDNSTISGDCNNQNLNENSDMKLCKDETKMDSKQIISNTVGKKLSFVNANMDNFSINENKLSDLSKEETKENTKCSIIEDNEKNKIDDNNNNLNIKKKKKKINEPPYVKHRLKPSNSDPSLLTTYYNIHAIQETLTRKPYHYNNYFLNNPEKFGYDKSPQLLRRLPIDYLRNDSSLEASNNSCNDNNENTNDTYSEKSEIYVDKDANKFPIYCGMFNHLIHPEAMKLHESNKKKNIYSEVPNENQSLGNNKNTNKVVYIKTEEGDYCIRPYDPTVYYHEKSCYKICDLGNSLWIDESRYAEIQTRQYRAPEVILKSGFNETADIWSFACMVFELVTGDFLFNPQKSDIYDKNEEHLSFIIEVLGNIPKSMIDSGYNSHKYFNKNTYKLKNIKNIKRYGLYKILKYKYGLPEKEINPLCSFLLPMLSIDPQTRPSAYTMLQHPWLNMVDLEDDEQTNTNNRSYSINTVNFKNQTHYDIYQDKINNNDNNNTKYLSQNHDKYSNFDNIHANTLIQQFDEGSDDSYENQHEMQHPYQKYHSHNNHIDEYIDGMGIHDKEYERQYEYHNKYNNRGYNDPSNLYSGNFNKQIAKEHYMHNSPTNKRDYMFYSKNIPTNIPMNHQYNFINDVNNYDNNNAPNNHFFKSNPKYDMNIPRNYKKKSSVVYSEIPHKKYDDDISYYDNNPGYKYIQNYEKRNDFKHEHGSDMDDKDEEEDEDEEEDDDEEYERSQYTNENDNSTQSHNKINFNDYYDKNNNIYENKNNIESYLKKVKNHHKNKLVNAMQNNELNKCKNYEAIKNRENTNAQLKEQTTFKLNEKNIDNTKNKLIELEQNYNPQNLGELININPNKKFDKFEQIEKTHIETKNAQGHLSAHKKYIHEKYEDDKENQINCKVVNKKKSFAFT from the coding sequence ATGAGTTATAGCGATTCGATCTCTGCATCAAATAATAGTAGTAACCAGGATGCTACATCTGGAAAATTGCAATATACTGAAAGTGATGATGAAGGAAGTGATGAGTATTGCCCAGGAGGTTATCATCCAgttgaaataaatgaaatatataatgatcGTTACAGAATTGAAGGAAAATTAGGATGGGGTCATTTTTCTACAGTTTGGATTGCAACCGATTTAAAAAGTAAAccattaaaatttgttgctataaaaattcaaaaaggTTCAGAAACATATACAGAATCTGCTAAAtgtgaaataaattatttaaaaacggtcaaaataaattcttTTGATTCTTCATGGGTTGAATTTAAAGAACAACAAAGAGAAAgattatttcattataatatgACAAAAGGTGTTGTTTCGTTTATTGACAGTTTTGAGCATAAGGGACCAAATGGCACACATGTATGTATGGTGTTTGAATATATGGGTCCcaatttattatctttaaTTAAGCATTATGATTATAAAGGTATACCAATTAATTTAGTTAGAAAAATTGCTACTCACGTGTTAATAGGGTTACAATATTTACACGATGTTTGCAAAATTATACATAGTGATATAAAGCCAGAAAATGTAGTTGTTTCTACACTTACGAATATACCAAAGCCTAGAGATTATACTAAATCTAAATTagcaaataataatgatgatacaaatataaaaaatgttactAAAAACCATTGCACTTCGCCATCTCGTCCAGAacaagaaaataatataaacacCGAAAAGGATTTTGATAAAGTAGAACCACAAATTGATGAAACAAAGCAAGGTGAAACAGAACAAGATGATACAGAATCTAATGCAACCGCAGTAAAGgaacaaaatgaatttgATAATGTTGACTGGAATAAATTAactaaaaatgaaaaaaaaaaattaaaaagaaagaaaaaaaaaatgtttaaaaaagaaagattaaaaatgaatgaaGCTAATAATACAGAAAAAAACCAACAAACAAATAACGAAgcaaaaattaataatttgagTCACGCTGAAGATAATAGACAATTTAAAAAGGAAGATAACGAAAATTTTAGAAATATAGAATGTATAAAAACTGATGATATTTCATTAGAGCAAATACAAATTTCTACTAAAATGACCCCTAATAATAGCATGAACGCAAATCCGAAagttaatataaatacaaacaAAGACAATAGTACCATATCTGGTGATTGTAATAATCAAAacttaaatgaaaatagtgATATGAAATTATGTAAAGATGAAACCAAAATGGATtcaaaacaaattatttctAACACAGtgggaaaaaaattatcatttgtTAATGCAAATATGgataatttttcaataaatgaaaataaattatcaGATCTATCAAAAGAAGaaacaaaagaaaacaCAAAATGCTCCATAATAGaagataatgaaaaaaacaaaattgatgacaataataacaaccttaatataaaaaaaaaaaaaaaaaaaatcaacgAGCCACCATATGTTAAACATAGACTTAAACCTTCCAATTCAGACCCATCTTTACTTACTACCTATTATAACATACATGCTATACAAGAAACGCTGACAAGAAAACCGTATCATTATAACAATtactttttaaataatccAGAAAAATTTGGATATGATAAATCACCGCAATTATTGCGTAGATTGCCAATAGATTATTTAAGAAATGATAGCTCTTTGGAGGCCAGTAACAATAGCTGTAATGATAATAACGAAAATACTAACGATACATATTCTGAAAAATCCGAAATATATGTAGATAAAGATGCTAACAAGTTTCCTATTTATTGTGGTATGTTTAATCATCTAATACATCCAGAAGCAATGAAATTACAtgaatcaaataaaaaaaaaaatatatattctgaAGTCCCAAATGAAAATCAATCATtgggaaataataaaaatactaataaagttgtttatattaaaacagAAGAAGGTGATTATTGTATTAGGCCTTATGATCCTACTGTATATTATCATGAAAAATCttgttataaaatttgtgaTTTAGGTAATAGTTTATGGATTGATGAATCAAGATATGCAGAAATACAAACACGACAATATAGAGCTCCAGAagttatattaaaaagtgGTTTTAACGAAACGGCAGATATATGGTCATTTGCTTGTATGGTATTTGAATTAGTAACTGGAGACTTCTTATTTAATCCACAAAAATCagatatatatgataaaaacgAAGAACATTTAAGTTTTATAATCGAGGTTTTAGGAAATATACCAAAATCGATGATAGATTCAGGATATAACTCacacaaatattttaataaaaacacgtataaactaaaaaatattaaaaatataaaaagatatggattatataaaatattaaaatataaatatggtttaccagaaaaagaaataaatccATTATGTAGTTTTCTATTACCTATGCTTTCAATAGATCCTCAAACAAGACCGTCAGCATACACTATGTTACAACACCCATGGCTTAATATGGTAGATTTAGAAGATGATGAACAGACAAATACTAATAATAGATCTTACTCTATTAATACTGTAAATTTCAAAAATCAAACACATTATGATATTTATCaagataaaattaataacaacgataataataacacaaaatatttatcacAAAATCatgataaatattcaaattttgataatatacATGCAAATACTTTAATACAGCAATTTGATGAAGGTTCTGATGATAGTTATGAAAATCAGCATGAAATGCAACATCCatatcaaaaatatcattCACATAATAATCATATAGATGAGTATATCGATGGCATGGGAATCCACGATAAGGAATATGAAAGACAATATGAATATCAcaataaatacaataataGGGGTTATAATGACCCTTCAAATCTTTATTCTGGAAATTTTAATAAGCAAATAGCTAAAGAacattatatgcataactCACCAACTAATAAAAGGgattatatgttttattcaaaaaatattccaaCAAACATACCAATGAATCACCAATATAACTTTATTAATGATGTAAATAACTATGACAATAATAATGCTCCTAATAATCATTTCTTCAAAAGCAATCCTAAATATGATATGAATATACCAAggaattataaaaaaaaatcaagtGTAGTATACAGTGAAATTccacacaaaaaatatgatgatGATATAAGTTATTATGATAACAATCCtggatataaatatatccaAAACTATGAAAAACGAAATGATTTCAAACACGAACATGGAAGCGATATGGATGATAAGGATGAAGAAGAGGATGAAGATGAAGAAGAAGATGACGACGAAGAATATGAAAGGAGTCAATATACTAATGAGAATGATAATAGTACTCAATCccataacaaaataaattttaatgattattatgataaaaataacaatatttatgaaaacaaaaataatatagaatcatatttaaagaaagtaaaaaatcaccataaaaataaactagTAAATGCAATGCAgaataatgaattaaataaatgtaaaaattacgaagctataaaaaatagagaAAACACAAATGCACAATTAAAAGAGCAAACCACATTTAAACtcaatgaaaaaaatattgataatacaaaaaataaattaattgaaTTAGAGCAAAATTATAATCCTCAAAATTTGGgagaattaataaatataaatcctAATAAAAAGTTTGATAAATTTGAACAAATCGAAAAAACGCATATAGAAACTAAAAATGCACAAGGCCATTTATCAGCccacaaaaaatatatccatGAAAAGTACGAAGACGATAAggaaaatcaaataaactGCAAAGTtgttaacaaaaaaaaatcgttTGCTTTTAcgtaa